A section of the Cryptomeria japonica unplaced genomic scaffold, Sugi_1.0 HiC_scaffold_917, whole genome shotgun sequence genome encodes:
- the LOC131070847 gene encoding pathogenesis-related thaumatin-like protein 3.7 codes for MLTGTLVRHGFWSHNLRRDVVYIIPPHIPNLSIFIQSFNPDAIMATVSDLVLLLVAGLAISLHMQEAGAVKFELRNQCGYTVWAAGLPGGGQQLDQGQTRTVDVPAGTKGARFWGRTGCSFDASGRGSCKTGDCNGQLSCQVSGGVPTTLAEYTLNGDGNKDFYDVSLVDGFNVPLSINPTNSQCVAPACKADVNAACPAQLKVDGGCNSACTVFQTDEYCCRGTHVDNCSPSSYSMIFKNQCPQAYSYAKDDSSSTFTCPSGTTDYSIVFCP; via the exons ATGCTGACGGGGACTCTCGTAAGACACGGCTTCTGGAGCCATAACTTGCGGAGAGATGTTGTCTATATAATCCCTCCTCATATACccaatctatccatcttcattcaatcgTTCAATCCAGACGCTATAATGGCAACAGTTTCAGATCTTGTGCTTCTTCTTGTGGCAGGACTGGCCATATCTCTTCATATGCAAG AGGCGGGAGCAGTTAAGTTTGAGTTAAGGAACCAGTGCGGGTACACGGTTTGGGCGGCAGGATTACCCGGAGGAGGGCAGCAGCTCGACCAAGGTCAGACAAGGACGGTGGATGTGCCGGCGGGGACAAAGGGGGCAAGATTCTGGGGCCGAACCGGCTGCTCTTTTGATGCGAGCGGCCGAGGAAGCTGTAAAACCGGTGACTGCAACGGCCAACTGAGCTGTCAAGTCTCGGGAGGCGTTCCGACCACGCTGGCCGAGTACACCCTGAATGGAGATGGCAACAAGGACTTCTACGACGTTTCCCTGGTGGACGGCTTCAACGTTCCTCTCTCCATCAATCCCACAAATTCACAGTGTGTCGCTCCTGCATGCAAAGCCGACGTCAATGCTGCGTGCCCTGCTCAATTGAAGGTGGATGGCGGATGCAATAGTGCCTGCACCGTCTTTCAAACTGATGAATATTGTTGCAGAGGCACCCATGTCGACAACTGCTCTCCCTCAAGCTACTCCATGATATTCAAGAATCAGTGCCCTCAGGCCTACAGTTATGCCAAGGACGATTCTTCCAGCACTTTCACCTGCCCCTCTGGTACCACCGACTACAGTATTGTATTCTGTCCCTAG